CGACGCCAGATGGACCGCCCGCTGCGAGTGCCGCACCGAGCCCTTCAGTGCCGTTGAAGAAAGTCATGCCAGCCGCCGCCCAGACGAGGGCAATGACGCCTTCAATGACCATGGCACCGTAGAAAATTTTACGGCCGTCGGTTTCTTTTTTCATCGTCCGGGCAATGATCGGGCTTTGCGTGCTATGAAAGCCGGAAATCGCACCGCATGATACGGTAACCATCAATAGCGGCCAGATCGGCAATTCGCCAGGATGCAAATTGCTGAAGGTCAGGTTTGGCATCGGTTTTCCGGAGAAGATCAGTGCTACGGCTACCGCAAGCGCCATAAACAATAGGATGCCGCCAAGCAGCGGATAAATGCGGCCGATGATGCGGTTGATCGGCAAGATCGTCGCAAGGACGAAATAAGCGAAAATCAAGGCAAGTGCCGCGATAAAGGAAATCGGCGTGATTTGTGCGATCAATTGGGCGGGGCCAGCGGTGAAGGCCGCTGCGACCAAAAGCATCAACACAAGCGACAAACCGTTGATGAAAACTTTGGCATTCTTTCCGAGGTAACGCCCGACTAGTGTAGGGAACTGCGCTCCGCCGTGGCGCATCGACATCATGCCCGAGAAGTAATCGTGAACGCCGCCTGCAAAGATGCAGCCGACGACAATCCAGATGAAAGCGACCGGCCCGTACAAAGCACCAGCGACAGCTCCGTAGATTGGGCCGAGTCCTGCGATGTTCAACAGCTGGATCAAGTTGCCTTTCCACCAGCTCATCGGCACATAGTCGATATTGTCTGCTTGTGCGTAGGCCGGTGTTGGAGTAGTATCGTCGACGCCGAAGACCTTTTCGATAAACTTCGAATAAAACATGTATCCCAATATTAAGAGTGCAAGTGCTGCGAAAAATGTAATCATATGCGTCGTCCTCCTGATGTCTGTGATATATCGTATACACATAATAGCATCTTTTCTGGTGAATTAACTATAATATTTCGAAAAAACTAATATTTCTATTTATTTATAATAAAGAAATCGATAATTATTAAGAAGAAGGAAAGTGTAAGCGTCTCCATTAGGTTTTGAGCACTAAGGGGCGTGTGACAATCGCCAACAAAGCTTAGGAAATCTCGACATTCATTATCTTGAAATACGGATAAAATGAGAGCATGTGACATCAGGGCGCGATTGCCTTATGCTTGAAATGAAGTATATAAAGAGAAGAGGGAACGGATTATGAAATTTGGCATCATTGGCACAAATTGGATCACGGACCGGTTCATCAAAGCAGCGAAGCAACATCCGGATTTTCAACTCGGTGCAATTTATTCAAGAACAGAAGAGACGGGTCGCGCGTTCGCGGACAACTACCAAGTCGAGGCCGTTTATACGGATATGGAGGAAATGTTCCGAGACGGTGGGATTGATGCTGTCTATATCGCTTCGCCGAATGCGTTCCA
This is a stretch of genomic DNA from Planococcus maritimus. It encodes these proteins:
- a CDS encoding carbon starvation protein A, which gives rise to MITFFAALALLILGYMFYSKFIEKVFGVDDTTPTPAYAQADNIDYVPMSWWKGNLIQLLNIAGLGPIYGAVAGALYGPVAFIWIVVGCIFAGGVHDYFSGMMSMRHGGAQFPTLVGRYLGKNAKVFINGLSLVLMLLVAAAFTAGPAQLIAQITPISFIAALALIFAYFVLATILPINRIIGRIYPLLGGILLFMALAVAVALIFSGKPMPNLTFSNLHPGELPIWPLLMVTVSCGAISGFHSTQSPIIARTMKKETDGRKIFYGAMVIEGVIALVWAAAGMTFFNGTEGLGAALAAGGPSGVVNDISISLLGTLGGILAIFGVIILPITTGDTALRSSRMILADLLSKFTKTDGTLRILLITIPLAIPTFYMATIDYTFLWRYVGWTNQVVATFMLWTATMYLLKNYKMHWISGVPAMFMTGVVSMYIFYAPEGLNMEYHIAAMIGSVITLAVALWYVGQILKYRTAKQMDSEYEAVN